One window of Halopelagius longus genomic DNA carries:
- a CDS encoding amino acid-binding protein: MSDEESAAAAGPEEVTETDGGERPQPHTIRLELVDEPGELLAALRPISDNGGNLLSIFHERGNLTPRGRIPVEVDLECPPDRFDTIVDALRSEGVNVIQAGAERYGEELSVVLIGHLVDTDLSDTLRRIEECSSASVSDISLNAPEGREDVSSARLRLATRAGETQAAIDAVRTIADEKDLHVVEPLTEGSA; encoded by the coding sequence ATGAGCGACGAGGAGTCGGCCGCGGCGGCCGGCCCCGAGGAGGTCACCGAGACTGACGGCGGCGAACGGCCGCAACCGCACACGATTCGCCTCGAACTCGTGGACGAACCGGGCGAACTGCTCGCCGCCCTCCGGCCGATTTCGGACAACGGCGGCAACCTCCTCTCCATCTTCCACGAACGCGGGAACCTGACGCCCCGCGGCCGCATCCCCGTCGAAGTGGACTTGGAGTGTCCGCCCGACCGCTTCGACACCATCGTCGACGCCCTCCGAAGCGAGGGGGTCAACGTCATTCAAGCGGGCGCGGAGCGCTACGGCGAGGAGCTTTCGGTCGTCCTCATCGGACACCTCGTCGATACGGACCTCTCGGATACGCTCCGGCGCATCGAGGAGTGCAGTTCGGCGTCGGTGTCGGACATCTCGCTCAACGCGCCGGAGGGTAGAGAGGACGTTTCGAGCGCCCGCCTCCGCCTCGCCACCCGCGCGGGCGAGACGCAGGCCGCGATAGACGCCGTCCGGACGATAGCCGACGAGAAGGACCTGCACGTCGTCGAACCTCTCACGGAGGGAAGCGCATGA